A genome region from Cutaneotrichosporon cavernicola HIS019 DNA, chromosome: 5 includes the following:
- the KIP2 gene encoding uncharacterized protein (Belongs to the TRAFAC class myosin-kinesin ATPase superfamily. Kinesin family) yields MPDSLTPSSSSQSIARSPSSPSLAHAVGLPAPLPDSGILPPSSPPKFSTRFPSGHFLPHVGEVDSLSSSTSSTFTMAELPSTPRRKIVNALEVPTPRSAKKKRSTLQDRLGSGTTKIPRPSSAVSYVSTTGSTPLSIPSTPGPSRQLSKSSDKVVVCMRIKPTTSAFAPHAYEVTPHSLTLSNTHPNVMRRGGKAGRESEYTYNFDTLVQYPTRTPELYNDKIAPLVQQAMNGFNSTVFAYGQTGSGKSHTMSGTHSELGIIPCAVDGIFDAITADPERAFLLRVSYLEIYKEGIRDLLCPGKRGDEAKVPTIKTAKGKDGHGKVFVDPLEETIVSTPQDVVEILSQGNSNRKTGATDWNDRSSRSHAVFTVTIESRPRDSDGHDEVRVSRLTLIDLAGSEKAVSNVERRGEGKYINQSLLALREVVHKLTDKGKSGHIPYRNSKLTHLLENVLGGDSNICVICTMSSEEEHCAETLETLKFASRCSQVETKAQKNILHGSDLAVIRAKDLEIAELKAQLESLASNARSQTQDTIPNEQISGLADELAAMEARKTKLAEQLSKLNSEILTSELPRSGAGLPMEQPRKRRPRISDFTSLTSASRGIDIGLGMPGTPKKLVDRRAVSTMVPVANNLYDDDFDTSFVDNAIETLDPSKAFDHDITIASLRRTIASRDGDIVKQAEELKAALAEAGDLSKIREELAATRAELDEATFQHANKLAETQETFEATQAALEKTVTEKTSRVDELEANIAELGRLHEKSSAEVQEQLAKAQADLKAATEERDEHVKEAEELKTTHADEITKIKDSIRALRTKADENAAKVVELEGVRAELRASLKAVETERDSARSDHATIVREAEQAKTDLEAFQTASAGRESDALASFKTELDGEREARTKAEATLEDATARATEAAEEKTRLEKELGDASEKLAAAEATNTEAETRIAEADATAKKEAQEASEAARVRHDELSAKIAALIEEREGHLKTGDELIMQLGTVKAQLEEKNAAHDNIATEIAEVKAELEKKAKSHQEASRGLDNSKAQLEAKAKELEAAFAERDEAKAALEKATAAHDDAARDLNTHLEAASRKRDEIKASLDAKALSHDEVSTNLAALKTELEEKTKALDDAVNQRDDIKTQLEAATALHVETAKELADFKVQLEEKAKVHAETESELDTAKTELAGKITALGETMAESAKLAQTLEDKSKTYADMQAKLETTKTELADKVTALAEATAESKRLAQELEEKSNAHTEVQAELETTKTELAGKVTSLDEAAETTKALEEQLADKSKAHAEVEGQLSTTKVELEEKAASLTTATTEIDSLRAGADVAASIRTELDEHRQLLVKEKTERTKLAEEHAAATARGDSLAKEVENTMASLSTEKEAHEATSTKLKTTKERIATLEAELAAAKTEREKLSTQLADSAKAREALSKQLTSSTSNSTDLQAKLDAAQTDLVGVRGELAVAKASTRSSEGEYRAERDKLVAEAEVHKRAAAAAEIRLASFTADSTLKHSELHEELAQARSSAEDAKVQLADHRKAAGALKEQIQAAEKARDKAVEVLKADLVSAKEARKAAEAKTKKSTAALASAEQRLSDATAEMAKIKAAHAGDQRSDSSLEKELTLAKTEYDAMKARCDRLASELVRATTSSPSKRPMPPGLLSSGSVPNRLSAAGSAALRGCGVHPNMEGWESSPAVVELSRLDKVVEAQKAVIEEQRDKISFWADELDKQREAVRLLTSDLESCTCQQYHAEPKRTPEGGKRGHMRASLSLSSVPSSPSKENLSPAPAGYASSWSRGRITPSFPALNLNMPSTYSGMPGSPTPLPMHPSQISNSRKHRRVTLENDINRLQGGGRVSAAKSVFDCDSQRVGSRHTAVRRG; encoded by the exons ATGCCAGACAGCCTCacaccctcatcctcgtcccaGTCAATTGCCCGCtccccgtcgtcgccgtcgctcgCACACGCGGTCGGCCTTCCCGCTCCACTTCCCGACTCTGGCATTCTTCCACCCAGCAGTCCACCCAAGTTCTCCACCCGCTTCCCGAGCGGCCACTTTCTGCcgcacgtcggcgaggtcgattCGCTCTCTTCCAGCACATCCAGTACCTTCACCATGGCCGAACTACCCTCCACGCCGCGGCGCAAGATTGTCAATGCGCTCGAGGTACCTACACCACGGtcggccaagaagaagcgctCCACGTTGCAGGATCGCCTCGGGAGCGGGACCACGAAGATCCCCCGCCCATCGTCGGCCGTATCCTATGTTTCAACCACAGGCAGCACACCCCTCTCTATTCCCTCGACACCCGGACCTAGTCGTCAGCTCTCCAAGAGCAGCGACAAGGTGGTCGTATGTATGCGCATTAAGCCTACCACATCTGCTTTTGCGCCGCACGCATATGAGGTCACGCCACActccctcaccctctcgAACACCCACCCTAATGTCATGCGCCGTGGTGGCAAGGCAGGTCGCGAGTCCGAGTACACGTACAACTTTG ACACCCTCGTTCAATATCCCACGCGCACACCAGAGCTGTACAATGACAAGATCGCCCCACTCGTACAGCAGGCCATGAACGGCTTCAACAGCACCGTGTTCGCCTATGGTCAGACGGGGAGTGGTAAATCACACACGATG TCGGGTACACACAGCGAGCTCGGAATCATTCCGTGTGCGGTTGACGGCATCTTTGATGCAATTACGGCC GACCCAGAACGCGCGTTTCTTCTTCGCGTCTCGTATCTTGAAATCTACAAAGAGGGCATCCGCGACCTGCTCTGCCCTGGCAAGCGAGGCGATGAGGCGAAAGTGCCTACAATCAAGACAGCGAAA GGCAAGGACGGGCATGGCAAGGTGTTTGTTGATccgctcgaggagacgatCGTGTCAACGCCACAGGACGTTGTCGAGATCCTGTCCCAAGGAAACAGCAACCGCAAGACAGGTGCTACCGACTGG AACGATAGGTCATCGCGCTCCCACGCCGTGTTCACCGTCACTATCGAGTCTCGACCACGGGACAGCGACGGCCACGACGAGGTTCGCGTCTCTCGCCTCAcgctcatcgacctcgctgGATCAGAGAAGGCAGTCTCCAACGTTGAGCGTCGTGGAGAGGGCAAGTACATCAACCAGAG TCTGCTCGCCCTCCGTGAGGTCGTGCACAAGCTGACTGACAAGGGGAAGTCTGGCCACATCCCTTACCGCAACTCGAAACTCacgcacctcctcgagaatGTCCTGGGTGGCGACTCGAACATCTGCGTCATTTGCACCATGTcgtccgaggaggagcactgcgccgagacgctcgagacCCTCAAGTTTGCCAGTCGCTGTTCCCAGgtcgagaccaaggccCAGAAGAATATT ctccACGGCTCCGACCTCGCTGTTATCCGCgccaaggacctcgagattgccgagctcaaggcccAGCTCGAAAGCTTGGCGAGCAACGCTCGGTCACAGACGCAGGATACCATTCCTAACGAACAGATCTCGGGCCTGGCCGACGAACTCGCGGCCATGGAGGCTCGCAAGACCAAGCTGGCCGAGCAACTTTCCAAGCTCAACAGCGAGATCCTCACGTCCGAACTGCCCCGTTCTGGTGCTGGGTTACCGATGGAGCAGCCCCGCAAGCGACGTCCCCGTATCAGCGACTTCACCTCCCTGACATCTGCCTCGAGAGGCATAGACATAGGCCTCGGCATGCCTGGCACACCCAAGAAGCTGGTCGACCGCCGCGCTGTCAGCACAATGGTCCCTGTTGCCAACAATTTATACGACGACGATTTTGACACGAGTTTTGTCGACAATGCCATTGAGACCTTAGACCCCAGCAAG GCCTTCGACCACGACATCACCATTGCGTCTCTGCGTCGGACTATTGCGTCTCGGGACGGCGACATAGtcaagcaggccgaggagctcaaggctgCACTCGCTGAGGCAGGCGATCTCAGCAAGATCAGAGAAGAGCTTGCTGCAACCAGGGcagagctcgacgaggcgacaTTTCAACACGCCAACAAGCTGGCCGAAACGCAGGAGACGTTTGAAGCTACTCAAGCGGCTCTTGAGAAGACTGTCACCGAAAAGACGTcccgcgtcgacgagcttgaggcgAACATTGCCGAGCTTGGTCGGCTGCACGAAAAGTCTTCGGCCGAGGTTCAAGAGCAGCTCGCCAAAGCCCAGGCGGACCTTAAGGCGGCcaccgaggagcgcgacgagcacgtcaaggaggccgaggagctcaagacTACACACGCTGACGAGATCACAAAGATCAAAGACTCGATCAGAGCATTGAGaaccaaggccgacgagaaCGCTGCAAAGGTCGTCGAACTCGAGGGTGTGCGCGCTGAGCTCCGGGCGTCACTCAAGGCGGTTGAGACCGAACGCGACTCTGCGCGCTCGGACCACGCCACGATAGTACGCGAGGCGGAGCAGGCCAAgaccgacctcgaggcgtTCCAGACTGCATCTGCTGGCCGGGAGAGTGATGCCTTGGCTTCGTTCAAGACCGAACTTGACGGCGAGCGTGAAGCTCGtaccaaggccgaggcgacgctcgaggacgctACCGCCCGCGCGACAGAGGCTGCGGAGGAGAAGACCCGTCTCGAGAAGGAACTTGGCGACGCGAGTGAAAAGCTCGCAGCCGCGGAGGCTACCAACACTGAGGCTGAGACGCGCATTGCGGAGGCAGATGCTACCGCTAAGAAGGAAGCCCAGGAGGCATCTGAAGCCGCTCGAGTGCGGCATGATGAGCTCAGTGCCAAGATTGCTGCGCTCAttgaggagagggaaggcCATCTCAAGACAGGTGATGAGCTCATCATGCAGCTCGGCACCGTCAaggcccagctcgaggagaagaacgCTGCACACGACAATATCGCCACAGAGATCGCTGAGGTCAAAGCCGAGCTCGAAAAGAAGGCAAAGTCCCACCAGGAGGCGTCTCGTGGGCTCGACAACTCGAaggcgcagctcgaggccaaggccaaggagctcgaggcagCATTCGCGGAGCgtgacgaggccaaggctgcccTGGAgaaggcgacggcggcgcacgacgatgccgcgcgcgacctcaacacacacctcgaggccgcctcgcgcaagcgcgacgagatcaaggcgtCGCTGGACGCCAAGGCCCTATCGCACGACGAGGTCTCCACAaaccttgccgccctcaagactgagctcgaggagaagaccAAGGCTCTCGACGATGCAGTGAATCAGCGCGACGACATCAAGACGCAGCTGGAGGCTGCGACGGCACTCCATGTCGAAAcggccaaggagctcgccgactTCAAGGTCCAGCTTGAGGAAAAAGCCAAGGTCCACGCTGAGACGGAGAGCGAGCTTGATACTGCCAAGACTGAACTGGCTGGCAAGATAaccgccctcggcgagacGATGGCCGAGTCCGCGAAGCTTGCGCAGACTCTCGAGGACAAGTCCAAGACCTACGCCGACAtgcaggccaagctcgaaACCACCAAGACTGAGCTCGCAGACAAGGTCACCGcactcgccgaggccacGGCCGAGTCGAAGAGGCTGGCtcaggagctcgaggagaagtCCAACGCCCACACCGAGGTGCAGGCTGAGCTCGAGACCACCAAGACGGAACTCGCGGGCAAAGTCACCTCCCTCGatgaggcggcggagacgACCAaggcgctggaggagcAATTGGCTGACAAGTCCAAGGCTCATGCCGAGGTCGAAGGCCAGCTCAGTACCACCAaggttgagcttgaggagaaggctgcCTCCCTCACGACCGCAACGACTGAAATCGATTCGCTACGCGCTGGCGCCGATGTGGCTGCCTCGATCCGAActgagctcgacgagcaccGTCAGCTCCTTGTGAAGGAGAAGACTGAGCGAaccaagctcgccgaggagcacgccgccgcgactGCCCGCGGCGATTCCCTTGCAAAGGAAGTTGAGAATACCATGGCCTCCCTTTCAACGGAAAAGGAGGCGCACGAGGCGACCTccaccaagctcaagaCAACCAAAGAACGCATCGCcacgctcgaggccgaacTCGCAGCGGCGAAGACGGAGCGTGAGAAGCTGTCcacccagctcgccgactCTGCCAAGGCGCGTGAGGCCCTCTCGAAACAGCTGActtcctcaacctccaacAGCACCGATCtgcaggccaagctcgatgCCGCCCAGACAGATCTTGTGGGAGTCCGTGGTGAACTCGCCGTTGCAAAGGCTTCCACTCGCTCCAGCGAGGGCGAATACCGCGCCGAACGCGACAAGCTTGTCGCAGAGGCTGAGGTGCACAAGCGCGCAGCGGCTGCCGCTGAGATACGTCTGGCCTCCTTTACGGCCGACAGCACCCTGAAGCACAGCGAACTGcacgaggagctcgcccAGGCCCGATCCAGTGCTGAGGACGCAAAGGTGCAGCTTGCGGACCACAGAAAGGCTGCCGGTGCACTCAAGGAACAAATCCAGGCTgcggagaaggcgcgcgacaaggcggtcgaggtgctcaaggccgacctcgtttcggccaaggaggctCGCAAGGCCGCCGAAGCAAAGACGAAGAAGTCAACCGCTGCCCTGGCCAGCGCTGAGCAACGACTCTCGGACGCCACGGCTGAGATGGCGAAGATCAAGGCTGCGCACGCCGGAGACCAGCGCAGCGACAGCAGCTTAGAGAAGGAGCTCACTCTCGCGAAGACCGAGTACGATGCCATGAAGGCGCGCTGCGACCGGTTAGCCTCCGAGCTTGTTCGTGCCACAACAAGCTCTCCCAGCAAGCGGCCCATGCCGCCCGGCTTGCTCTCGTCTGGGTCGGTGCCGAACCGCCTCTCGGCCGCCGGGTCGGCAGCTCTCCGCGGCTGTGGCGTTCACCCTAACatggaggggtgggagtCGTCCCCtgcggtcgtcgagctgagccgcctcgacaaggtcgtcgaggcgcagaAGGCCGTCATCGAGGAGCAGCGCGACAAGATTTCCTTCTGGGCCGATGAGCTTGACAAGCAGCGTGAAGCCGTGCGCCTCCTCACGTCGGACCTTGAGAGCTGCACTTGCCAACAATATCACGCCGAACCGAAGCGCACTCCTGAGGGCGGAAAGAGGGGTCACATGCGGgcctcgctctcgttgTCGAGCGTCccctcaagcccgagcaAGGAGAACCTTTCGCCTGCACCGGCCGGGTACGCGTCATCGTGGAGCCGGGGCCGCATCACGCCGAGTTTCCccgcgctcaacctcaacatGCCCAGCACGTACTCTGGCATGCCTGggtcgccgacgccgctgcCAATGCACCCGTCACAGATCAGCAACTCGCGCAAGCACCGGCGTGTGACGCTCGAGAACGACATAAACCGGCTGCAGGGGGGCGGGCGAGTGAGCGCGGCCAAGAGTGTATTTGATTGCGACAGTCAGCGGGTGGGGTCGAGACACACTGCTGTGCGCCGAGGTTAG
- a CDS encoding uncharacterized protein (Homeodomain) — protein MSSVASPRRPNDENSIPSHNRDTLFSQPSYKHQLPTPSPRHRQPLAALDQKPNLYPTPFTPGHASRRVSMPPLGGGASLPADATPVRGIATKVDPDARELPLPKGLVLPPPPPPPQAPMYAPMPTPTQSRTAPRGGHMHHPPPVLHSTPLHHGSHSNMGMNQTPRSMYLSHPQSTPARSTVMSYSSPSTMSHIPSTPDLRSPYPPGHPIDLHDLLPPAKWHGPLPPAYLNQGDMPSGDNNDDNASGGGGEPTPSSTSSRRALVSCNPWDYKVEDHGKNKPRRRFSPGELDMLEILWTISRNPHKWQRQKLARWFGCTTRHLTVWFQNRRQDLKKAESLAAMAESNPDTASRAHAALSRANRSDQHKFTQEQSQVILDIVSDRLHPDMLVLQHPSGSSPTPHHHRGTPSPPSHNLPLSDRSRLAPYTPAPPAIAPKPLHHSHIPGPAFVLKPVRRGYSLDDVCTDREMSMKHRTPPARAPVEGFEQMNKNDPRYRDALVNMLPSELSSDAIEPPEDDEESVVDVDSPTRKRARYNIELSAPRPTLPPIGLGRPIHQRSGSRSSFGRASSSDVLACSSRARFLANNPTSIPPRAVTDPVPSRSASAGPMLSAVPEHQRNQARLPPLASVTDMGRKRKLSRGGSWSHLLSIKHQDSFDRARAEATIDERQSTSPVPEQTRSPTPTERELVSPRSEEASIKGVSMAPSSASAKLQLAPQGRSIYSFSKELEPETKRGAAEMDEHVIEGAQALMELLRGR, from the exons ATGTCCTCTGTCGCGTCACCTAGGCGGCCAAACGACGAGAACTCCATTCCCTCGCACAACCGCGACACTCTCTTCAGTCAGCCATCCTACAAGCACCAACTACCAACCCCCTCGCCACGACACCGTCAGCCACTGGCGGCTCTGGACCAAAAGCCCAACCTGTACCCCACCCCGTTTACCCCCGGgcacgcgtcgcgtcgggTGAGCATGCCTCcgctgggcggcggcgcgtctcTGCCAGCCGATGCCACGCCCGTGCGAGGGATCGCCACCAAGGTCGACCCCGACGCGCGTGAACTTCCTCTGCCGAAAGGACTCGTtctcccacccccacccccaccaccTCAGGCTCCAATGTACGCTCCCATGCCAACGCCTACTCAGTCTCGGACCGCCCCTCGTGGAGGTCACATgcaccacccaccaccgGTCCTCCACTCGACCCCGCTCCACCACGGCAGCCACTCAAACATGGGCATGAACCAGACTCCCCGGTCAATGTATCTGTCTCACCCTCAGAGCACGCCAGCGCGCTCCACGGTCATGTCTTACtcttcgccctcgaccATGTCACACATACCATCAACCCCTGATCTCCGTTCCCCTTACCCACCTGGGCACCCGATCGACCTTCAtgacctcctcccccctgCAAAGTGGCATGGTCCGTTGCCACCAGCCTACCTCAACCAGGGTGACATGCCAAGCGGGGACAACAACGACGACAATGCcagcggtggcggtggcgagccGACTCCCAgcagcacctcgtcgcgtcgtGCCCTCGTCTCGTGCAACCCTTGGGACtacaaggtcgaggaccaCGGCAAGAACAagcctcgtcgccgcttCTCGCCTGGTGAActcgacatgctcgagaTTCTGTGGACCATTTCCCGCAACCCTCACAAGTGGCAGAGACAGAAGCTTGCGCGCTGGTTCGGATG CACGACGCGTCACCTGACAGTCTGGTTCCAGAACCGCCGCCAGGATCTGAAGAAGGCGGAGAGCCTCGCCGCGATGGCTGAGAGCAACCCGGACACAGCGTCACGCGCCCATGCTGCCCTCAGCCGCGCCAACCGTAGTGACCAGCACAAGTTTACGCAAGAGCAGTCTCAGGTGATCTTGGACATTGTGTCGGACCGTCTGCACCCCGACATGTTGGTACTGCAGCACCcctcgggctcgtcgcccacgccacaccaccaccgcggCACGCCTTCACCGCCTTCGCACAACTTGCCGCTCTCTGACCGCTCTCGCTTGGCGCCGTACACCCCGGCCCCACCGGCAATTGCCCCCAAGCCACTGCACCACTCGCACATTCCAGGCCCTGCCTTTGTTCTCAAGCCTGTCCGTCGCGGATACTCGCTGGACGATGTCTGCACCGACCGTGAGATGAGCATGAAGCACCGGACACCTCCCGCTCGCGCACCCGTTGAAGGCTTTGAGCAGATGAACAAGAACGACCCCCGATACCGTGATGCCCTGGTCAACATGCTCCCTAGTGAGCTGTCGTCGGACGCAATCGAGCCACCCGAAGACGATGAGGAGTcggtcgtcgacgtcgactcgccgacgcgcaaGCGCGCCCGCTACAACATCGAGCTCTCTGCACCTCGGCCCACTCTGCCTCCTATCGGCCTTGGTCGTCCTATCCATCAACGCAGCGgttcgcgctcgagcttcGGGCGCGCGTCAAGCTCTGACGTGCTAGCGTGCtcgtctcgcgcgcgtttcctcgccaacaacCCAACGAGCATCCCACCTCGGGCGGTGACGGATCCTGTGCCGTCACGCAGTGCCTCGGCCGGCCCTATGCTCTCTGCAGTGCCTGAGCACCAGCGTAACCAGGCGCGCCTTCCGCCCCTGGCGTCGGTCACCGACATGGgccgcaagcgcaagcttTCGCGTGGCGGCTCGTGGTCTCATCTACTTTCGATCAAGCACCAAGACTCGTTTGACCGTGCGCGCGCGGAAGCGACCATTGACGAGCGCCAGAGCACGTCCCCAGTGCCCGAGCAGACGCGTTCGCCCACACCGACCGAGCGCGAGTTGGTCTCACCTCGtagcgaggaggcgagcATCAAGGGCGTCAGCATGGCtccgtcgtcggcgagtgCCAAGCTGCAGCTCGCTCCCCAGGGCCGCAGCATCTACTCTTTCTCCAAGGAACTTGAGCCCGAGACGAAGCGCGGCGCTgcggagatggacgagcaCGTCATTGAGGGCGCACAAGCGCTCATGGAGCTGCTCCGTGGGCGGTAA
- the HUB1 gene encoding uncharacterized protein (Ubiquitin-like protein), with product MPRSRSGSPPRRSASPDRSDKPKQWTQRRPKELSFYKRSARDFGQPSTGPAEEYEETAKERAQRRERGEVPRRFGGTRDQGVRNTMGNVPAAMGSLKRSVDPLDRMGVRGEKRDRDRDRERDRDRDRDRDRDRSDRGRDDALYDRERGRRYERVDDGDYRRASDKADMRHPDRRDKEENKDKDKDKKIQQVSASKVRAGRMIEVIANDRMGRKVRIKCLPSDTVGDLKKLIAAQTGTNASKIQLKKAYIMFKDHVKLEDYEINDGMGLEMY from the exons ATGcctcgctcccgctccggctcgccaccgcgccgctctGCCTCTCCCGACAGGTCCGACAAGCCGAAACAATGGACACAACGCCGTCCAAAGGAACTGAGCTTCTACAAGCGCAGTGCAAGGGACTTTGGCCAACCCTCGACCGGACCAGCAGAGGAATACGAGGAAACAGCCAAAGAACGCGCCCAACGCCGCGAACGCGGAGAAGTACCTCGCCGCTTCGGCGGTACTCGCGACCAGGGCGTGCGTAATACGATGGGCAATGTCCCAGCGGCCATGGGAAGCTTGAAGCGCAGTGTGGACCCACTTGACCGAATGGGGGTTAGGGGAGAGAAGCGggaccgcgaccgcgaccgtgaACGGGATCGTGACAGGGATCGTGACAGGGATCGTGATCGCAGCGACCGCGGTAGGGACGACGCGCTGTACGACCGCGAGCGGGGGCGGCGGTACGAGCGGGTCGATGATGGCGATTATCGTCGCGCCTCGGATAAGGCGGATATGCGGCATCCTGATCGGCGAGACAAGGAAGAAaacaaggacaaggacaaaGATAAGAAGATCCAGCAAGTTTCGGCAAGCAAGGTTCGAGCTGGGCGGATGATCGAGGTCATTGCCAATGACCGGATGGGGCGCAAAG TTCGCATCAAGTGCCTCCCATCGGACACGGTGGGCGACCTCAAAAAGTTGATTGCGGCGCAGACGGGCACGAACGCGTCCAAGATCCAACTCAAGAAGGCGTACATCATGTTCAAGGACcacgtcaagctcgaggactATGAGATTAATGATGGCATG ggtCTCGAAATGTACTAG
- a CDS encoding uncharacterized protein (Catalyzes the dehydration of the S-form of NAD(P)HX at the expense of ATP, which is converted to ADP. Together with NAD(P)HX epimerase, which catalyzes the epimerization of the S- and R-forms, the enzyme allows the repair of both epimers of NAD(P)HX, a damaged form of NAD(P)H that is a result of enzymatic or heat-dependent hydration) — MSDHEHLVSLVRRMIPPLSPKLHKGQAGRIGVLGGSGDYSGAPFFAAMGAMRFGADLAHVICEPAAGAVIKTYAPDLIVHTSLDGSLPNASVIAQTELASLMERLHVLVIGPGLGRSAFMQSCARTALQLAKERDIGLVVDADGLWLLNSEPGLIRDWPGAKRVVLTPNIMEFRRLCEATGVHSDSCADLARALGGVTVLQKGGVDAISDGSPTSLGGDTLTVSVQGGLKRVGGQGDILSGTTAALLAWGREWARGAYAHVGHAPGGEEEDKVVSEHVALLAAYGASAFNRTVSRTGWERKKRSMVTHDLLDIVGEVYEDMFGQYQEAEGKGKL; from the exons ATGTCCGATcacgagcacctcgtctCTCTCGTGCGCCGCATGATCCcacccctctcccccaAGCTGCACAAGGGGCAGGCAG gccgcATCGGCGTCCTAGGCGGCTCGGGCGACTACTCTGGGGcgcccttcttcgccgCAATGGGCGCGATGCGTTTCGGTGCGGATTTAGCTCACGTAATCTGCGAGCCGGCAGCCGGTGCCGTGATCAAAACGTA TGCACCCGACTTAATTGTCCACACTTCGCTAGACGGATCGCTCCCCAACGCGTCCGTGATTGCGCAAACCGAGCTCGCCAGCCTGATGGAACGGCTACATGTTCTCGTCATCGGACCTGGACTAGGCCGGAGCGCATTCATGCAGTCGTGCGCAAGGACCGCGCTCCAACTGGCAAAGGAGAGGGATATAGGCTTAGTCGTAGATGCTGATGGGCTGTGGTTGCTCAATTCCGAGCCGGGTCTTATTCGCGATTGGCCTGGAGCGAAACGGGTGGTGTTGACGCCGAACATTATGGAGTTTAGGCGTCTGTGCGAGGCCACG GGAGTGCACTCGGATAGTTGCGCCGacctggcgcgcgcgcttggcggcgtCACTGTGCTCCAGAAGGGCGGGGTTGATGCCATCTCGGACGGATCGCCCACTTCGCTTGGAGGAGACACGCTGACTGTCTCGGTCCAGGGCGGACTTAAGCGTGTTGGCGGACAAGGCGATATCCTCTCGGGCACTACTGCTGCGCTTCTGGCTTGGGGCCGGGAATGGGCGCGCGGTGCTTATGCACATGTCGGACATGCGCcgggtggggaggaggaggataAGGTGGTGTCAGAGCACGTCGCCCTTCTGGCCGCGTACGGGGCTAGTGCGTTCAACCGTACTGTCTCTCGCACGGGATGGGAGAGGAAGAAACGGTCGATGGTAACGCAcgatctcctcgacattGTGGGCGAAGTGTACGAGGACATGTTTGGACAGTACCAGGAGGCagagggcaagggcaagttGTAG